From Lolium perenne isolate Kyuss_39 chromosome 5, Kyuss_2.0, whole genome shotgun sequence, a single genomic window includes:
- the LOC127302516 gene encoding BAG family molecular chaperone regulator 2, translated as MMRAKPRGVTTFLDAMKDTSPSPTTPAAAAKEALKEDEWEVRPGGMLVQKRSPDADAPAAPVPTIRVKVKHNGVTHEIYISAEASFGELKKMMSAKTGLHHEDQKLVYKDRERDSKAFLDMAGVKDKSKMLLLEDPDAQAKRLLEQRRAEKAHRAAKHISRVSLDVDKLATKVSALEAIVGKGGRVVEADVVALTEALMTELVKLDAIAAEGEVKAQRRMQERRVQKYVETLDVIRAKNAAAAPKSNGNGKVDRSLHLPPRPPPVSQRRQFNKQQQQQPAAPAAGKAVAPTASWETFDLLSSMPSTSSATATTTMAAATTTTTAAPKNASPIPRFDWELF; from the exons AAGGAGGACGAGTGGGAGGTGCGGCCCGGCGGGATGCTGGTGCAGAAGCGCAGCCCGGACGCCGACGCCCCCGCCGCGCCCGTCCCCACCATCCGCGTCAAGGTCAAGCACAACGGCGTCACGCACGAGATCTACATCAGCGCCGAGGCGTCCTTCG GTGAGCTGAAGAAGATGATGTCCGCCAAGACGGGCCTGCACCACGAGGACCAGAAGCTCGTCTACAAGGACCGGGAGCGCGACTCCAAGGCCTTCCTCGACATGGCCGGCGTCAAGGACAAGTCCAAGATGCTGCTGCTCGAGGACCCCGACGCGCAGGCCAAGCGGCTGCTGGAGCAGCGACGCGCAGAGAAGGCACACCGCGCCGCCAAGCACATCTCCCGCGTCAGCCTCGACGTCGACAAGCTCGCAACCAAG GTGTCGGCGCTGGAGGCCATCGTGGGCAAGGGCGGGCGGGTCGTGGAGGCGGACGTGGTGGCGCTCACCGAGGCGCTCATGACGGAGCTGGTCAAGCTGGACGCCATCGCCGCCGAGGGCGAGGTCAAGGCGCAGCGCCGAATGCAG GAGAGGCGGGTGCAGAAGTACGTGGAGACGCTCGACGTCATCCGCGCCAAGAACGCCGCGGCGGCGCCCAAGTCCAACGGCAACGGCAAGGTCGACCGGTCGCTGCACctgccgccgcggccgccgcccgtGTCGCAGCGGCGGCAGTTCaacaagcagcagcagcagcagcccgcCGCGCCGGCGGCCGGCAAGGCCGTGGCGCCAACGGCGAGCTGGGAGACGTTCGACCTGCTGTCGTCGATGCCCTCCACTTCCTCGGCCACGGCTACCACCACCATGGCGGCCGCGACGACCACCACCACGGCCGCGCCCAAGAACGCCTCGCCGATCCCGCGGTTCGACTGGGAGCTTTTCTAG